The window TTACATGATCCTTTTCATGCCTACTCTTGCCCTAGTAAACTCTGTTTCTTTTAATCAAATGAACGATCCTGAGAAAGAATTTTCTTCTATCCGTATCTGGGGTACCATTGGTTGGATTGCAGCGGGCTTATTAATCAGTTACTTTTTCCACTGGGATTCAAAAGAAGGTACCGAAGCAGGTTTGTTGAAAAACACTTTCCTTATGGCAGGTATTGTTTCTTTAGTATTAGGATTATTCAGTTTCACTTTACCTAAAACGCCACCTAAGGTTTCATCTGATGAAAAAATTACCATTTCTGATGTATTGGGTCTTGATGCCTTAAAACTATTAAAAGACAGAAACTTCCTGATTTTCTTTATCTCCTCTATATTAATCTGTATTCCACTGGCATTTTATTACCAGAATGCAAACCCGTTCCTTTCTAATATCGGAGTTGATAATCCAACTGGTAAAATGACTATTGGTCAGGCTTCAGAAGTACTCTTCCTATTATTTATACCTGTATTTTTTAAACGTTTCGGTTTTAAAATGACCATCTTGGTAGGCATGCTGGCCTGGGCAGTACGTTATGCCCTGTTTGCATATGGAAACGCCGGCGAACTAAGCTTCATGTTAATTTTAGGTATTGCCTTACACGGGGTATGCTACGATTTCTTCTTTGTTTCTGGCCAGATTTATACCAACTCTAAAGCGGGTGAAAGATTTAAAAGCTCTGCTCAGGGCTTAATTACTTTGGCGACTTACGGTGTGGGTATGTTGATTGGTTTTGCAGTTGCCGGAAAAATATCTGATGCCTATAAAGCAGTAGATGGTACTATGGACTGGAAAATGATCTGGATTATCCCTGCTGGTATCGCCTTGGTTGTATTTTTGCTTTTCGCATTAATATTTAACGATAAAACCAAATCAGAAGTAGAAGCTAAAACTGTTTAATATGGCCTCAAACATAAATAGGAGAAATGCATTAAAGAATATCGTTGCAGGTACTGCTGCAATAGGTGTTTCTTCAGGACTATCAGCCCTTGCAATGGATAAATCAGAATCAAAAGAGCCGTTTAGGCTAAAAGGAAATATTAACCATGCGGTATGTCGCTGGTGTTTTAGTAGCTTCGATGTAGAAGCACTTTGCATCGAAGCAAAAAAAATTGGCATTAAAGGGATTGACTTAGTTGGTCCGAAAGACTGGCCTACCTTAAAAAAGCACGGTTTAGAATCGACAATGTGCAACGGTGCCGAAATTAACCTTGTTGACGGTTTCAACGATGAAAAATTTCACGAAAAGCTCATCAAAAACTATACTGAAATGATTCCTCTTGTAGCGGCAGCCGGTTACAAAAACCTGATTTGCTTTAGTGGTAACCGCCGTGGCAAAGACGATGAAACCGGATGGAACAATTGTGTAAAAGGCCTTAAACAGTTAATCCCTTTGGCAGAAAAACACAATGTTGTACTGGTAATGGAGCTTTTAAACAGCAAATTAAACCATAAAGATTACCAATGTGATAGAACCTCGTGGGGTGCTGAACTTTGCAAACGTCTAGGTTCAGAAAACTTCAAATTGCTTTACGATATTTATCACATGCAGATTGATGAAGGCGATGTAATCAGAAACATCAGGGATTATCACCAGTACATTGCGCATTATCATACCGCAGGTGTTCCGGGCCGTAATGAAATAGATGATACCCAGGAGTTGTATTACCCTGCCATTATGAAAGCCATTGCCGAAACCGGCTTTAAAGGTTTCGTTGCACAAGAATTTATACCTAAACAAGCAGATAAAATGGCTTCATTGAAAAAGGCTGTTGCTATCTGCGATATTTAATCTTACGTTATGATATCAAGAAGAAATTTTATAATAAACAGCAGCATGGCTGCAGCCGCAGCACTTTTGGTTCCATCATTCGTTTTTGCTGCTGCCGATAAAAGAGCGGTTGGCTTGCAGCTGTACTCTTTAAGAGATGAATTACCAAAAGATGTAAAAGGAACAATCGCAAAAATTGCAAAAGCTGGCTTCAAAGAAGTAGAAACCTATGGTTTTTCTATCAAAGATCAGTTTTGGGGTTTAACACCTGCACAATTTAAAAAACTGCTTGATGATAATGGATTAAAAGCTCCTAGTGGTCATTATGGTTTAGGCAGTTATTTAAACGATGGCAACACCACCGAGTTAAAAGCAGCCATTGCAGCAGCTAAAGTACTTAAAAGCGAGTATGTAACCATTCCCTGGTTAGATTCGGGTATCAGAAAAAATGCCGAAGATTACAAGAAAATTGCGGCAAGAATAAACGAAGCAGGTAAAATGTGTAAAGCAGCCGGTATCCGTTTGGCTTACCATAACCACAATTTCGAATTTGAGAAAATTGGTGATACTACTGGTTACGAAATTTTATTAAAAGGTACCGATAAAAAATTAGTCGATTTCGAACTTGATTTGTATTGGGTGGTACGCTCAGGAAACGATCCTATAAAATTGTTTAAAGAAAACCCAGGTCGTTTTACCATGTGGCATGTTAAAGATATGGATAAAGCCAACCCGGCCCTAAATGCTGAGGTAGGTACTGGTGCCATTAATTTTAAACCGATTTTTGCCCAGGCAAAACTTTCGGGCATGAAACATTTCTTTGTAGAGCACGAAACCAATTACAAACCAAACCCAATGGCCTCTGTTGCAGCTAGCTGCGCTTATATTAAAAAGGAAATTATTTAATCTTTTAAGAGATGAATTCAAGAAGAACATTCTTAAAACAAGCAGGATTAGCTGCCGGAGCAGCATTACTGATCCCCTCTTTCGCATTCGATAAACCAAAGAAAAATATTGGTTTACAACTTTATACCTTGCGCGATGAATTACCAAAAGATGTAAAAGGTGTTATCGAAAAGGTAGCACAAGCCGGATACAAAGAAGTAGAAACCTATGGTTTCTCTAACGGTAAATTCTGGGGTTTAACACCAAAAGAATTTAAAGCCCTGTTAGATGCAAACGGCTTAAAAGCACCAAGCGGCCACTACGGTATGGACGATTTTGTAAGAACCGGAAAAACCGACAAATTAAAAGCCGATATCGAATCATCGGCAGCTATTGGTGGTAAATATTTTACCATCGCAGGGGCACATGTTGATACCAGCAAAGGCGCAGACGGTTTCAAAAAAACTGCCGAAAACTTTAACAAGGTTGCCGAAATTGCCAAAGCATCTGGCTTAAAATTTGCCTACCACAACCACGATTTCGAATTTAAAAAAATAGGCGACATTACCGGTTATGATGTTTATTTAAGCGAAACCGACAAAAACCTGGTTAATTTCGAAATGGATTTGTACTGGGTAGTACGCTCGGGTAACGATCCCCTGGCTTTGTTTAAAAAATATCCTGGCCGTTTCCCAATGTGGCACGTAAAAGATATGGATAAAACCAAACGAGAGTGGAATACCGAAGTTGGAAATGGTTCAATTGATTTTAAAACCATCTTTGCCCAAGCCAAACTTTCGGGTATGCAGCATTTCTTTGTTGAGCACGAAACCAATTACAAACCCGATCCAATCGGTTCTATCAAAACAAGTTGCGATTATATAAAAGCAAATTTGGTATAGTTTACTAAAACCCCGCAGATCTAAAACCTGCGGGGTTTTCTTTTCTCTGTGGAGTCCTAAGAAACGGTCTTCTGCATTTAATTATATTTTCTTCAAAAAATCACATTACTTATTGAAAAAATAATATTTCTGCCATTAAAAGCAAATTAAATTGGTAACAATAGGGATATAAGCTTAATTTTTAGCATATTTGGGCTTACATCAAATGTTTAATAAAATATAATTAAAATTTAAAATGAAAGTAGCAGTAGTAGGTGCCACCGGTTTGGTAGGCACTGTCATGTTAAAAGTATTGGAGGAAAGAAATTTCCCTTTAACAGAGTTAATTCCCGTAGCATCTGAGAAGAGTGTTGGTAAGGAAATTACTTTTAAGGGTAAGAAGTTCCCAATTGTTAGCATGGATACCGCTATTGGCATGAAACCAGATATCGCTTTATTTTCTGCTGGCGGAAGCACCTCTTTAGAGCATGCACCACGCTTTAAAGAAGCCGGAACTACAGTAATCGATAACTCTTCTGCATGGAGAATGAACCCAACCATTAAATTGGTAGTGCCAGAGGTTAATGCCCACGAGCTTTCTATCGATAATAAAATTATTGCCAACCCTAACTGTTCTACCATTCAAATGGTAGTGGTTTTAAAACCTTTGCACGATAAATATAAAATCAAACGTGTAGTGGTTTCAACTTACCAATCGGTTACCGGAACTGGCGTAAAAGCTGTAGAGCAGTTAATGAACGAACGTAAAGGCGTTGATGGCCCTAAAGCTTATCCATACGAAATCGATTTAAACGTACTTCCTCATATTGATGTTTTCACTGAAAACGGATATACCAAAGAAGAAATTAAAATGATTAAGGAAACGAACAAAATCATGAGCGACGACAGCATTAAAGTTACCGCTACAACCGTTCGTATCCCAGTAATGGGAGGTCACTCAGAATCGGTAAATATCGAGTTCGAAAACGATTTCGATTTAGCTGAAGTACGCAGTATTTTAGAAAAAGCGCCAGGTGTAATCGTTGTAGATGACGTGGCGAATTTAAAATACCCGATGCCAAAAGATGCACACGAAAAAGATGAGGTTTTTGTCGGCCGTATCCGCAGAGATGAATCGGCTCCTAAAGCGTTAAACCTTTGGATTGTTGCTGATAACCTGCGCAAAGGTGCTGCAACCAATGCAGTTCAAATTGCCGAATACCTGATTCAAAAAGAATTGGTTTAATCAATATTACAGGCCCCGATCAACAATCGGGGCTTTTTTATGCTCGCTCCATTCATGAAAAATATTCCCATTGCCTTAATTTACTCGCGGCTGCTAATTGGTTTTACAATTGTTTTACTCAGTATTTTTCAGGTAACCCACTACACCGTTCTAGCCATCATATTATTATCAGTTGGTTTGCTCACCGATGTTTTTGATGGAATTATTGCACGCAAACTGAATATATCTACCGAAAAATTAAGGCGCCTGGATTCCAGCATCGATCAGATATTTTTTATTTCAGTTGCCGTAGCCACCTACATTCAATGCCCCGTTTTTTTCAAATCCAACCTGGCAAAACTGATCGTTCTAGGTGCTTTTGAGCTTTCAACCTATGTATTAAGCTATATCAAATTCAAAAAAGAAATTGCTACACACTCTATTGGCGCTAAAATCTGGACATTAATCCTATTTGCTACACTGGTCGAAATAATGGTCCATTGTGAGCCTATTGTGCTATTTGAGCTTTGCCTATGGATTGGACTGGCCACAAGATTAGAAATACTGGCAATTGTGTTTACCCTTAAAAAATGGATCAACGATGTACCCACTATTTATCATGCGGTAAAACTCAGACAAGGGAAAGAAATTAAACGCAATAAGTTATTCAACGGATAATATTTGTAAAGATGTTATCATAACAACACTCACTTTTTAATTAGTTTTATCTTTGGCAACCTCCAACAGATAAAACACCTATGCGATTAAGAATATTTTCACTACTCCTTATACTTTTTACCACAAATCTTGTCATTGCACAAAACAGGATTCAAAACCTCGAAAAAGCTTTCAACAACCTGTTAAATGATGAGCAGGCTAAACATGCTCTATTATCACTTTGTGTTTTGGATGCCAATACAGGAAAAACGCTATTTGCAAGGAATGAGCAGATTGGCTTGGCCACTGCCTCAACACTAAAAACCATTACTGCAGCCACAGCTTTCAGCATTTTAGGGAAAGATTTTCAGTTTCAAACTACACTGGCTTACACTGGTACCATTACAGCCGATGGGACATTAAAAGGAAACCTGATCATTATCGGCAGTGGTGACCCAACTTTGGGTTCGTGGCGCTACCAGAATAAAGAAAACGCCGTATTAAGCCAATGGGTTTCGGCCATAAAATCGACTGGCATTAAAAAAATTGAAGGTGCCGTAATTGGTGATGATCGTATTTTTGGCACACAAACTACTCCTGAAGGCTGGGTTTGGCAAGATATAGGCAACTACTACGGCGCAGGCACTTCGGGCCTGGCCTGGCGCGAGAATCAGTTCGATATCCATCTTAAACCCGGCAGCGGCACAACCGAAGAAGTAAAAATTGTAAAAACTGTTCCAGCTACTCCTTATGTTCAAATTGTAAATGAGTTGAAAACGGGTCCCTCTGGTACAGGTGACAGAAGTTACGCTTTCCTGCCCCCGTACGGCAATGTAGCCTACCTCCGTGGCAGCTGGGGAATGGGAATTGGTAAAACTGGTATTTCCGTGGCATTACCCGATCCTGCTTTTGATTGCGCTTACCGTTTGCAAGACACGCTAAAAAGGCTCGGCATAAGCACCGATCAGCAAGCTACCACAACCCGCTTAATGGTCTTAAACAAGCAGTCCATTCCGTCAGTAAAGCAAAAAATAAGCACTGTCAGCTCTCCTACCCTGAGCGAAATTACTTACTGGTTTTTAAAGAAAAGCATTAACCTGTACGGCGAAAGTTTATTAAAAACCATTGCCTTAAAATCAGGGAAAGAAGCCAGCACCGCTAAAGGAGCCGAAGCCGAAATAGCTTTTTGGGTTAATAAAGGCATCGAAAAGTCGGCGCTTAACATTATTGATGGCAGCGGACTTTCGCCAGGCGACAGGATTACCACTGCAGCCATGGCAAATGTTTTGTTCCAGGCACAAAAAGAAAGTTGGTTTGCCGATTATTACAAAGCTTTTCCTGAATATAACGGCATGAAAATTAAAAGTGGTACAATAAACGATGTTTCGGCATTTGCTGGTTACCATACCGATGCGGCCGGAAATAAATATATTGTTGTAATCAACATCAATAATTATAGTGAAAGCGGCATTAATAAAAAGTTATTCAAGGTGTTAGATGAATTGAAATAAGTTACTGTTTACGATTTAAATAAAAGTGCAGTCGTCACATCCCGATAGATCTCTCCGTACCGCTGAGCAATTAGGTGGTTCTCGACTGCATTGCACCCCGCTCAAAATGAATATTTTTTAAATACCTAGACAATTGTCATTCAAGTAATTTTTACGAAATATCACCCAGGCTGCAATAATATTTAAAGGGATTAATACTAAGCCTAAACCAAAAATGATAAATACATAAAAAAGCATAAACAGGCAGAAAATACCTGTTAAAAATCTTTTAACCCGTATCCTATCCGCTAAAAGTAAACTTCTAAATAAAAGAATAGCCGAAAAAGCAAACAAGATTAGTTTGAGTGAAGTTAACGACCCAAACCGGGTAAACATCCAACAAATTTCGGGCAATAATAAAACGAGATAGTTTAAGCAGAAGCCCAAAAACACCTTTACCCTACTAAAAGGAAAATTCGGAAGAAAGGATAAATAGCGGCAATTAAAAATTTTCTCCTGATAAATGAGTACACCATGAGCTATAACAATGCAGGAGGTAATGAGCATCAGTAATTTGAAATTATCTTCCAGATCAGAAAAAAGGATAAAAACACTCGAAATCAAAATCCAAGAGAGTATTTTGGTTAGTACGTAAGCTAGCTTTGATCGGTTAAAAACCTGAAAAGTATATAATAAAAACACAGGTTTATTCCATTTCCGACTTATCCTGATCAACCAATTGGGTTTATTAGCTTCGAGTAAACGGTTACTTTCTTTTAAGCACACATAAGCAGCGCCCAAAACCAAGAGCAACTGAAAGACTAAGATCCCAATAGAAATAAGATAATAACCAAACACCAACCCAATAACGATGGCATACAAAGTATAACACAATATTGGTATAAAAATACTCGCCTGTACTACGCACCAGGCAATAAATTGGTGTTTTTTTGAACATGAAGTAAAACTATAATACAAAAATTCCTGCTGAGGCAGAGCAAGCTGACTAAACACATATTTTAAGCTTTTATAGGCATATATTGAGCTTGCAATAATGTAAAAAGCCATGATTAATGGATTACTTACCAAACTAATAGTAAAGAAAAACTGCCAGAAATCAATCTGATCCAGCATAACAGTCCCTAAGGTATTTATGAACAAACAGTAACTGATCAACATTACGAAAACAAATACCAGCATACCTGCATGGGTACGGTAAAACCCATCTACAAATATTTTTCTTACAGCAAGGTTCGAAGACAGAAACATTAAAAGTTCAAGGTTAATTTTTTATTCTCAATACTAATCTGTTTAAGTCCGGGCAATTTTAAATTATCAAATGGTTGATGTGACGACAAGAGAAAACTGATCCTCTCTTTCTCATGTTTTTCTTTTATCCAACGGTATAATACTTCAAGGGATTCTGTATCTATCGTATTTAAAGGTTCGTCCAGCAAAATCAATTTTGGTTTCCCAAGAAAAGCCAGCACAAGCGAAAGCTTTTTGAGCATACCACTAGAATAGGAACCTAATGGATTATTGATATATTCAGTCATTCCTATTTCCGCAACCAGGATCTCCGCATGATCAACAGCGGCGCCTTTTGCTTTTGCAAAAAGATTGATCATCTCTGCTCCACTTAAAAATTCTGGGAACAATGGCTCTGCGGCAGCAAAATTCACCAATTTCCTATACGGAACACCATGATTTTTTAAATAGACGGGACCTACTGCAATGTCCCCTTAAAAGATAATATTCCTGCAATTGCCTTCAACAAGGTACTTTTTCCGGTGCCATTGCTTCCTTTTATCCAAAAAATGCCTTCTGGAATCTTAATATTATCTATCTTTAAAACAAGACTATCGAAATAAGACTTTTCAAATTGATTGAAATGTAACATAAAACCATTTTATTTCTGACTTTAGTTTTCTTGAAAAGTTACAAACAGATCATAGCTTGATAAAACAGTACATGAATGCAACTAATTTTACGCCCTTACCAACCCTCTGATGTTGAAAGCCTGGTTAAGCACGCCAATAACTTTAACATTTCGAAATACTTAACCAATAAATTCCCCTTTCCTTATGAGAAAAAGGATGGAGAGGCTTTTATTCAACTGGCATTAAGTCATAATCCTTTACAAATTAAAGCCATTGTTGTTAACGGAGAAGTAATCGGATCAATAGGTGTGCACCAACTGACTGATCTTTACAGTAAAAGTGCAGAAATGGGCTATTGGATTGCAGAACCCTACTGGGGAAAAGGGATTATGCCAATTGCTGTAAAAGAAATGCTGAAATACGGCTTTACTACCTTTGATATCAACCGGATTTTCGCCCGCACTTCCCACACCAACCTGGCTTCGCAACAGGTACTGAAAAAAGCAGGTTTTATTTTTGAAGCAGAGTTGAAATCAACCATTTTTAAATACGGCGAATATTTCGATGAACGAATTTTTGGTTTTCGCAAACAACAGCTTACAGCGCCAAACTATTAAAAGATTTTGCCAAAAACCAAAGCTTAATGCGTAAATTAGCATAAACCAAAAACAACAAAACCATGAAATTATTTAAAAAATCTATAGCACTGTTTATTGTGCTATTGGGCGCAGCAAATTTAGCAGACGCACAAGGTTTAAAAATACCTCAACCCAGTAGCGGACAAACCATTACCCAGGATTTTGGATTGGGTAAAATAACTTTAACCTATTCACGTCCGGACGTAAAAGGGCGTAAAATTTTTGGCGGTATGGAACCATTAGGCGTAGTTTGGCGTACAGGAGCCAACTCGGCTACCCGGATTAAATTTACGGAAGATGTTAAAATTGAAGGCAAAGATTTACCTGCGGGCGAATATGGTCTTTTTAGTATCCCAGGTGAAAAAGAATGGACAGTTATTTTCAATAAAATAGCCGACCAGTGGGGTGCATACACATATAAAGAAAGTGATGATATTTTACGCGTAACAGTAAAAACAATTGCGTTAAAAGATAAAGTTGAAACGCTT is drawn from Pedobacter sp. HDW13 and contains these coding sequences:
- a CDS encoding GNAT family N-acetyltransferase produces the protein MQLILRPYQPSDVESLVKHANNFNISKYLTNKFPFPYEKKDGEAFIQLALSHNPLQIKAIVVNGEVIGSIGVHQLTDLYSKSAEMGYWIAEPYWGKGIMPIAVKEMLKYGFTTFDINRIFARTSHTNLASQQVLKKAGFIFEAELKSTIFKYGEYFDERIFGFRKQQLTAPNY
- a CDS encoding hydroxypyruvate isomerase family protein — its product is MASNINRRNALKNIVAGTAAIGVSSGLSALAMDKSESKEPFRLKGNINHAVCRWCFSSFDVEALCIEAKKIGIKGIDLVGPKDWPTLKKHGLESTMCNGAEINLVDGFNDEKFHEKLIKNYTEMIPLVAAAGYKNLICFSGNRRGKDDETGWNNCVKGLKQLIPLAEKHNVVLVMELLNSKLNHKDYQCDRTSWGAELCKRLGSENFKLLYDIYHMQIDEGDVIRNIRDYHQYIAHYHTAGVPGRNEIDDTQELYYPAIMKAIAETGFKGFVAQEFIPKQADKMASLKKAVAICDI
- a CDS encoding AAA family ATPase yields the protein MNFAAAEPLFPEFLSGAEMINLFAKAKGAAVDHAEILVAEIGMTEYINNPLGSYSSGMLKKLSLVLAFLGKPKLILLDEPLNTIDTESLEVLYRWIKEKHEKERISFLLSSHQPFDNLKLPGLKQISIENKKLTLNF
- a CDS encoding CDP-alcohol phosphatidyltransferase family protein, with protein sequence MKNIPIALIYSRLLIGFTIVLLSIFQVTHYTVLAIILLSVGLLTDVFDGIIARKLNISTEKLRRLDSSIDQIFFISVAVATYIQCPVFFKSNLAKLIVLGAFELSTYVLSYIKFKKEIATHSIGAKIWTLILFATLVEIMVHCEPIVLFELCLWIGLATRLEILAIVFTLKKWINDVPTIYHAVKLRQGKEIKRNKLFNG
- the dacB gene encoding D-alanyl-D-alanine carboxypeptidase/D-alanyl-D-alanine-endopeptidase, whose product is MRLRIFSLLLILFTTNLVIAQNRIQNLEKAFNNLLNDEQAKHALLSLCVLDANTGKTLFARNEQIGLATASTLKTITAATAFSILGKDFQFQTTLAYTGTITADGTLKGNLIIIGSGDPTLGSWRYQNKENAVLSQWVSAIKSTGIKKIEGAVIGDDRIFGTQTTPEGWVWQDIGNYYGAGTSGLAWRENQFDIHLKPGSGTTEEVKIVKTVPATPYVQIVNELKTGPSGTGDRSYAFLPPYGNVAYLRGSWGMGIGKTGISVALPDPAFDCAYRLQDTLKRLGISTDQQATTTRLMVLNKQSIPSVKQKISTVSSPTLSEITYWFLKKSINLYGESLLKTIALKSGKEASTAKGAEAEIAFWVNKGIEKSALNIIDGSGLSPGDRITTAAMANVLFQAQKESWFADYYKAFPEYNGMKIKSGTINDVSAFAGYHTDAAGNKYIVVININNYSESGINKKLFKVLDELK
- a CDS encoding sugar phosphate isomerase/epimerase, which gives rise to MAAAAALLVPSFVFAAADKRAVGLQLYSLRDELPKDVKGTIAKIAKAGFKEVETYGFSIKDQFWGLTPAQFKKLLDDNGLKAPSGHYGLGSYLNDGNTTELKAAIAAAKVLKSEYVTIPWLDSGIRKNAEDYKKIAARINEAGKMCKAAGIRLAYHNHNFEFEKIGDTTGYEILLKGTDKKLVDFELDLYWVVRSGNDPIKLFKENPGRFTMWHVKDMDKANPALNAEVGTGAINFKPIFAQAKLSGMKHFFVEHETNYKPNPMASVAASCAYIKKEII
- a CDS encoding nucleoside permease, with the translated sequence MNNTTRFKLSAMMFLEFFIWGAWFVTLGTFLGNNLKASGAETGAVFSTQSWGAIIAPFIVGLIADRYFNAERILGVLHIVGAILMYQMYNATDVSVFYPYVLGYMILFMPTLALVNSVSFNQMNDPEKEFSSIRIWGTIGWIAAGLLISYFFHWDSKEGTEAGLLKNTFLMAGIVSLVLGLFSFTLPKTPPKVSSDEKITISDVLGLDALKLLKDRNFLIFFISSILICIPLAFYYQNANPFLSNIGVDNPTGKMTIGQASEVLFLLFIPVFFKRFGFKMTILVGMLAWAVRYALFAYGNAGELSFMLILGIALHGVCYDFFFVSGQIYTNSKAGERFKSSAQGLITLATYGVGMLIGFAVAGKISDAYKAVDGTMDWKMIWIIPAGIALVVFLLFALIFNDKTKSEVEAKTV
- a CDS encoding aspartate-semialdehyde dehydrogenase, which gives rise to MKVAVVGATGLVGTVMLKVLEERNFPLTELIPVASEKSVGKEITFKGKKFPIVSMDTAIGMKPDIALFSAGGSTSLEHAPRFKEAGTTVIDNSSAWRMNPTIKLVVPEVNAHELSIDNKIIANPNCSTIQMVVVLKPLHDKYKIKRVVVSTYQSVTGTGVKAVEQLMNERKGVDGPKAYPYEIDLNVLPHIDVFTENGYTKEEIKMIKETNKIMSDDSIKVTATTVRIPVMGGHSESVNIEFENDFDLAEVRSILEKAPGVIVVDDVANLKYPMPKDAHEKDEVFVGRIRRDESAPKALNLWIVADNLRKGAATNAVQIAEYLIQKELV
- a CDS encoding sugar phosphate isomerase/epimerase — protein: MNSRRTFLKQAGLAAGAALLIPSFAFDKPKKNIGLQLYTLRDELPKDVKGVIEKVAQAGYKEVETYGFSNGKFWGLTPKEFKALLDANGLKAPSGHYGMDDFVRTGKTDKLKADIESSAAIGGKYFTIAGAHVDTSKGADGFKKTAENFNKVAEIAKASGLKFAYHNHDFEFKKIGDITGYDVYLSETDKNLVNFEMDLYWVVRSGNDPLALFKKYPGRFPMWHVKDMDKTKREWNTEVGNGSIDFKTIFAQAKLSGMQHFFVEHETNYKPDPIGSIKTSCDYIKANLV
- a CDS encoding DUF2911 domain-containing protein, translated to MKLFKKSIALFIVLLGAANLADAQGLKIPQPSSGQTITQDFGLGKITLTYSRPDVKGRKIFGGMEPLGVVWRTGANSATRIKFTEDVKIEGKDLPAGEYGLFSIPGEKEWTVIFNKIADQWGAYTYKESDDILRVTVKTIALKDKVETLTMQFSDVTETAAKLNLMWEKSAFTVNMTTSIDEKVMANIAEAMKGEKKPYFAAAQYYYQNGKDLKTALEWMTEAEKSDMKAPWFKLWKGRIQLKMGDKAGATASAQQGIEAAKAQNIDEYVRLNTELLGQAKK